One genomic segment of Ipomoea triloba cultivar NCNSP0323 chromosome 9, ASM357664v1 includes these proteins:
- the LOC116029207 gene encoding nodulation-signaling pathway 2 protein-like yields MMQPQLFHPSWLSYETNYSNSPCTGSLSFYEDVFVTDNGYVSPVITVDSSGLDSTLFHDDFPEFAYLPPLLEGDVSVDDIEDVCRWLNNEESEEGTNNTSSELTKDVLIPDFSVVSAEDYSMAVLPGNGVEMDDSHWCLLHLLAAYAEAMGDMQRELAKEIAGCIRRKANALGETLERVAYNVVQTSEDQGGSYLRREAIKNYETAFKVLYQVLPHGRFAHFSANSAILEAIPDGAEAVRIIDFDMGDGVQWPSLIESMAQTRRALRLTSVRREEESTSHHWRFEQTKRRLYDHAKPLGIKLQIEEMSIEELVNEAKRAKKTGKRRDWLAFNCMFRLPHMTNRQQRSQAIQFLEIAKEVSPYSAIQSGIVVFADGESGCWSSSFSDYSSFFNRQLVHYKSLFESMEWHFPVNLTEARIAVESLFLAPHACSDSWFHDWQENKMKAISDLRAEMGLQGRKLSIENILQAKEMVNERESPYRVRIEEANQHEMILEWRETPLVRVSTWM; encoded by the coding sequence atgatGCAACCACAGCTTTTTCATCCTTCCTGGCTATCCTATGAAACCAATTACTCAAATTCTCCTTGTACTGGATCCTTAAGTTTTTATGAGGATGTTTTTGTAACAGACAACGGTTACGTTTCTCCAGTCATCACAGTAGACTCCTCGGGGCTAGATTCAACCTTATTCCATGATGATTTTCCTGAATTTGCATATCTCCCTCCACTCCTGGAGGGTGATGTTTCCGTGGATGATATTGAGGATGTTTGCAGGTGGTTAAACAATGAGGAGAGTGAAGAGGGAACTAATAATACCTCTTCGGAGCTGACAAAGGATGTTTTGATCCCCGATTTCTCAGTCGTGTCTGCTGAGGATTATTCCATGGCGGTTTTACCAGGAAATGGGGTGGAAATGGATGATAGCCATTGGTGCCTTCTTCACTTGCTAGCAGCTTATGCAGAGGCCATGGGAGACATGCAGAGGGAGCTAGCAAAGGAGATCGCGGGATGCATAAGGCGAAAAGCAAATGCTTTAGGAGAAACGCTTGAGCGGGTTGCATACAACGTTGTCCAGACCTCGGAGGATCAAGGAGGCAGTTATCTGAGGCGCGAAGCAATCAAGAACTACGAGACAGCATTCAAAGTGTTGTACCAGGTTCTGCCACACGGGAGATTTGCACACTTTTCTGCTAATTCTGCTATCCTTGAAGCCATACCGGATGGTGCAGAAGCAGTTCGTATAATAGACTTTGACATGGGAGATGGAGTCCAGTGGCCCTCCCTGATTGAATCCATGGCTCAGACAAGAAGGGCTCTGAGACTCACATCTGTGAGAAGGGAAGAGGAGTCTACCAGTCACCACTGGAGATTTGAGCAGACAAAGAGAAGGCTTTATGACCACGCGAAGCCATTGGGCATAAAACTGCAGATTGAGGAAATGAGCATTGAGGAATTAGTCAACGAAGCGAAAAGAGCAAAGAAAACAGGCAAAAGGAGAGATTGGTTAGCCTTCAACTGCATGTTCAGGCTCCCACACATGACAAACAGGCAACAAAGAAGTCAAGCCATTCAGTTTCTAGAGATAGCTAAGGAAGTGTCACCCTATTCTGCAATCCAATCTGGGATTGTGGTTTTTGCTGATGGAGAATCAGGGTGTTGGAGCAGTTCATTTTCAGATTACAGTTCTTTCTTTAACAGGCAGTTAGTACACTACAAATCCCTGTTTGAGTCAATGGAATGGCACTTCCCGGTTAATCTCACCGAAGCAAGGATTGCAGTAGAGAGTCTTTTCTTAGCACCACATGCCTGCTCTGATTCTTGGTTTCATGACTGGCAAGAAAACAAGATGAAGGCAATTTCCGATCTCCGGGCAGAGATGGGGTTGCAGGGCCGGAAGCTAAGCATAGAAAACATTTTACAGGCTAAAGAAATGGTGAATGAAAGAGAGAGTCCATACAGAGTCAGGATTGAAGAAGCGAATCAGCATGAGATGATCTTGGAATGGAGAGAAACACCATTGGTGAGAGTTTCAACCTGGATGTAA
- the LOC116029131 gene encoding ubiquitin-activating enzyme E1 1-like isoform X2 produces the protein MLPLKRSAVGGDAAASELEGSSSSTPYSLNKRLKSDCHIGGGGEESSVEMGGVEVNGNDAASNGRRTENGKSPIDGSRNSPDIDEDLHSRQLAVYGRETMRRLFGSNVLISGMKGLGVEIAKNLILAGVKSVTLHDEGNVELWALSSNFVFSEDDVGKNRALASVQKLQELNNSVIISTLTNELSKEQLSDFQAAVFTDIRLEKAMEFDDYCHNHQPPIAFIKTEVCGLFGSVFCDFGPEFTVLDVDGEDPRTGIIASISNDNPALVACVDDERLEFQDGDLIVFSEVRGMTELNDGKPRKIKNARPYSFTIEEDTTKYTAYEGGGIVTQVKEPKVLKFKPLREALKDPGDFLLSDFSKFERPPVLHLAFQALDKFILELGRFPISGSEEDAQKLIQLFTELNNSLADAKLEEVDHKLLRSFAFGARAVLNPMAAMFGGLVGQEVVKACSGKFHPLFQFFYFDSLESLPAEPLDTSDLKPLNSRYDAQISVFGSKLQKKLEDAKVFVVGSGALGCEFLKNIALMGVSCGEKGKLTITDDDVIEKSNLSRQFLFRDWNIGQAKSTVAASAASLINPLLHIEALQNRASPDTENVFDDTFWENLNVVINALDNVNARLYIDQRCLYFQKPLLESGTLGAKCNTQMVIPHLTENYGASRDPPEKQAPMCTVHSFPHNIDHCLTWARSEFEGLLEKTPTEVNAYLTNPIEYTSGMKSAGDAQSRDTLERVLECLEKERCDTFQDCIAWARLKFEDYFVNRVKQLAFTFPEDAMTSSGAPFWSAPKRFPRPLQFSTNDSSHLNFVMAASILRAVTFGIPIPDWIKSEQKLADAIDRVIVPDFEPKKDVKIETDEKATSISISSIDDAAVINELVRNLELCREKLPAGYKMNPIQFEKDDDTNYHMDLIAGLANMRARNYSIPEVDKPKAKFIAGRIIPAIATSTAMATGLVCLELYKALDGQHKVEDYRNTFANLALPLFSIAEPVPPKVIKHQDISWTVWDRWILRDNPTLKELIKWLQDKGLNAYSISYGSCLLYNSMFPRHKERIDRKMMDLARDVAKAEFPPYRRHFDVVVACEDDDDNDVDIPQISIYFR, from the exons ATGCTTCCGTTGAAGAGGTCAGCAGTTGGAGGGGACGCCGCCGCTTCAGAACTAGAAGGTTCTTCTTCCTCTACTCCTTATTCCCTGAACAAACGACTCAAATCCGATTGTCATatcggcggcggcggagagGAATCGAGTGTCGAGATGGGAGGCGTGGAGGTGAACGGAAATGATGCTGCTAGTAACGGCCGTCGGACTGAGAATGGTAAATCGCCGATTGACGGCTCGCGTAATTCCCCCGACATCGATGAGGATCTGCACAGCCGGCAGCTCGCTGTGTATGGCCGTGAGACCATGCGCCGGTTGTTCGGCTCTAATGTTCTTATCTCTGGAATGAAAGGCCTTGGAGTTGAGATCG CGAAGAACCTCATTCTTGCTGGTGTCAAATCTGTTACTTTACACGATGAAGGAAATGTGGAGCTGTGGGCTCTGTCTAGCAATTTTGTTTTCTCTGAGGATGATGTGGGGAAGAACAGGGCTCTTGCTTCTGTTCAGAAATTGCAAGAACTAAACAATTCTGTGATTATTTCTACCCTAACAAATGAGTTGAGTAAGGAACAACTCTCTGATTTTCAG GCAGCTGTATTTACTGATATCCGCTTAGAGAAGGCAATGGAATTTGACGATTACTGTCATAATCACCAGCCTCCAATTGCCTTTATCAAAACTGAAGTATGTGGCCTTTTTGGTAGTGTATTTTGTGACTTTGGCCCTGAATTCACAGTTCTTGATGTTGATGGCGAGGATCCACGTACAGGCATTATTGCATCTATTAGCAATGACAATCCTGCTCTTGTTGCGTGCGTTGATGATGAAAGGCTTGAGTTTCAGGATGGAGATCTTATTGTCTTTTCTGAAGTCCGAGGAATGACAGAATTGAATGATGGAAAGccaaggaaaataaaaaatgcaaggCCTTATTCATTTACGATTGAAGAAGATACCACAAAGTATACCGCATATGAGGGAGGTGGTATTGTCACACAGGTAAAGGAACCTAAAGTCTTGAAATTCAAGCCGCTGCGAGAAGCACTTAAGGATCCTGGTGATTTTCTTCTCAGTGACTTCTCAAAATTTGAACGACCACCAGTACTGCACTTAGCGTTTCAAGCGTTGGATAAGTTTATTTTGGAGTTAGGACGGTTTCCTATTTCTGGATCAGAAGAAGATGCTCAGAAACTTATACAGCTGTTTACTGAACTTAACAATAGTTTGGCTGATGCTAAACTTGAAGAGGTTGACCATAAACTTCTCCGAAGTTTTGCATTTGGTGCTAGGGCTGTGCTAAACCCAATGGCTGCTATGTTTGGCGGTCTTGTTGGACAAGAAGTTGTAAAGGCTTGCTCTGGGAAGTTCCACCCACTCTTTCAG TTTTTCTATTTCGATTCTCTGGAGTCTCTTCCAGCTGAGCCCCTGGATACCAGCGACTTAAAGCCCTTGAATAGTCGCTATGATGCTCAAATCTCTGTGTTTGGATCTAAATTACAGAAGAAACTGGAGGATGCAAAGGTTTTTGTTGTTGGATCTGGTGCTCTTGGGTGCGAGTTCTTAAAGAATATAGCTCTGATGGGGGTTTCTTGTGGGGAGAAGGGAAAGCTAACTATCACCGATGATGATGTCATTGAAAAGAGCAATCTTAGCAGACAATTCCTTTTCCGTGATTGGAATATTGGACAGGCTAAATCTACAGTTGCTGCCTCAGCCGCTTCATTGATTAATCCTCTTCTACATATTGAAGCTCTCCAAAACCGTGCAAGCCCTGATACTGAAAATGTGTTTGATGATACATTCTGGGAAAATTTGAATGTTGTCATCAATGCTCTAGATAATGTTAATGCCAGGCTTTACATTGACCAAAGGTGCTTGTATTTTCAGAAACCATTACTGGAGTCAGGAACTCTAGGTGCCAAGTGTAACACTCAGATGGTAATACCTCACCTAACTGAGAATTATGGTGCTTCAAGGGATCCTCCTGAAAAACAAGCACCAATGTGCACTGTGCATTCCTTCCCACACAACATTGATCACTGTTTGACATGGGCAAGATCTGAATTTGAGGGTTTACTTGAGAAAACCCCAACTGAAGTAAATGCTTATTTGACTAATCCAATTGAATACACATCTGGAATGAAAAGTGCTGGTGATGCACAGTCCAGGGATACCTTAGAACGTGTTCTTGAATGCCTTGAGAAGGAGAGATGCGATACATTCCAAGACTGCATAGCCTGGGCTCGTTTAAA GTTCGAAGACTACTTTGTGAACCGTGTGAAGCAATTGGCATTCACTTTTCCAGAGGATGCCATGACTAGCAGTGGTGCTCCATTTTGGTCTGCACCAAAGCGCTTTCCAAGACCACTTCAGTTCTCCACCAATGACTCTAGTCACCTTAATTTTGTTATGGCAGCATCCATATTGCGAGCTGTAACATTTGGTATACCCATCCCAGATTGGATCAAGTCTGAGCAGAAGTTGGCTGATGCCATTGACAGAGTGATAGTCCCTGATTTCGAGCCGAAAAAGGATGTCAAGATTGAGACAGATGAGAAAGCAACTAGTATTTCAATATCATCCATAGATGATGCTGCAGTGATCAACGAGTTGGTCAGGAATCTGGAATTGTGCAGAGAGAAATTGCCTGCAGGCTATAAGATGAACCCTATTCAGTTTGAGAAG GATGATGATACCAACTATCATATGGACTTGATTGCTGGACTTGCCAACATGAGAGCAAGAAATTACAGCATCCCTGAGGTTGACAAACCGAAAGCCAAATTCATTGCTGGGAGGATTATTCCCGCGATTGCTACTTCAACTGCTATGGCAACAGGTCTTGTTTGCTTAGAGCTATACAAGGCTCTGGATGGACAACACAAGGTGGAGGATTACCGCAACACATTTGCAAATTTGGCACTCCCCTTGTTTTCAATCGCTGAGCCAGTACCACCCAAAGTGATCAAACATCAAGACATTAGCTGGACTGTGTGGGACAGGTGGATTTTGAGGGATAATCCAACACTGAAAGAGCTCATCAAGTGGCTCCAAGATAAAGGTCTAAATGCCTATAGCATCTCTTACGGGAGCTGCTTACTTTACAATAGCATGTTCCCTAGGCACAAGGAACGCATAGATCGTAAGATGATGGATTTGGCCAGGGATGTTGCCAAGGCAGAATTCCCTCCATATCGTCGTCATTTTGACGTTGTGGTGGCTTGTGAGGacgatgatgataatgatgttGATATACCTCAGATTTCTATATACTTCAGGTAG
- the LOC116029131 gene encoding ubiquitin-activating enzyme E1 1-like isoform X1 — MAIDESISSDRFMLPLKRSAVGGDAAASELEGSSSSTPYSLNKRLKSDCHIGGGGEESSVEMGGVEVNGNDAASNGRRTENGKSPIDGSRNSPDIDEDLHSRQLAVYGRETMRRLFGSNVLISGMKGLGVEIAKNLILAGVKSVTLHDEGNVELWALSSNFVFSEDDVGKNRALASVQKLQELNNSVIISTLTNELSKEQLSDFQAAVFTDIRLEKAMEFDDYCHNHQPPIAFIKTEVCGLFGSVFCDFGPEFTVLDVDGEDPRTGIIASISNDNPALVACVDDERLEFQDGDLIVFSEVRGMTELNDGKPRKIKNARPYSFTIEEDTTKYTAYEGGGIVTQVKEPKVLKFKPLREALKDPGDFLLSDFSKFERPPVLHLAFQALDKFILELGRFPISGSEEDAQKLIQLFTELNNSLADAKLEEVDHKLLRSFAFGARAVLNPMAAMFGGLVGQEVVKACSGKFHPLFQFFYFDSLESLPAEPLDTSDLKPLNSRYDAQISVFGSKLQKKLEDAKVFVVGSGALGCEFLKNIALMGVSCGEKGKLTITDDDVIEKSNLSRQFLFRDWNIGQAKSTVAASAASLINPLLHIEALQNRASPDTENVFDDTFWENLNVVINALDNVNARLYIDQRCLYFQKPLLESGTLGAKCNTQMVIPHLTENYGASRDPPEKQAPMCTVHSFPHNIDHCLTWARSEFEGLLEKTPTEVNAYLTNPIEYTSGMKSAGDAQSRDTLERVLECLEKERCDTFQDCIAWARLKFEDYFVNRVKQLAFTFPEDAMTSSGAPFWSAPKRFPRPLQFSTNDSSHLNFVMAASILRAVTFGIPIPDWIKSEQKLADAIDRVIVPDFEPKKDVKIETDEKATSISISSIDDAAVINELVRNLELCREKLPAGYKMNPIQFEKDDDTNYHMDLIAGLANMRARNYSIPEVDKPKAKFIAGRIIPAIATSTAMATGLVCLELYKALDGQHKVEDYRNTFANLALPLFSIAEPVPPKVIKHQDISWTVWDRWILRDNPTLKELIKWLQDKGLNAYSISYGSCLLYNSMFPRHKERIDRKMMDLARDVAKAEFPPYRRHFDVVVACEDDDDNDVDIPQISIYFR, encoded by the exons ATGGCTATTGACGAATCAATCAGTTCAGACCGCTTTATGCTTCCGTTGAAGAGGTCAGCAGTTGGAGGGGACGCCGCCGCTTCAGAACTAGAAGGTTCTTCTTCCTCTACTCCTTATTCCCTGAACAAACGACTCAAATCCGATTGTCATatcggcggcggcggagagGAATCGAGTGTCGAGATGGGAGGCGTGGAGGTGAACGGAAATGATGCTGCTAGTAACGGCCGTCGGACTGAGAATGGTAAATCGCCGATTGACGGCTCGCGTAATTCCCCCGACATCGATGAGGATCTGCACAGCCGGCAGCTCGCTGTGTATGGCCGTGAGACCATGCGCCGGTTGTTCGGCTCTAATGTTCTTATCTCTGGAATGAAAGGCCTTGGAGTTGAGATCG CGAAGAACCTCATTCTTGCTGGTGTCAAATCTGTTACTTTACACGATGAAGGAAATGTGGAGCTGTGGGCTCTGTCTAGCAATTTTGTTTTCTCTGAGGATGATGTGGGGAAGAACAGGGCTCTTGCTTCTGTTCAGAAATTGCAAGAACTAAACAATTCTGTGATTATTTCTACCCTAACAAATGAGTTGAGTAAGGAACAACTCTCTGATTTTCAG GCAGCTGTATTTACTGATATCCGCTTAGAGAAGGCAATGGAATTTGACGATTACTGTCATAATCACCAGCCTCCAATTGCCTTTATCAAAACTGAAGTATGTGGCCTTTTTGGTAGTGTATTTTGTGACTTTGGCCCTGAATTCACAGTTCTTGATGTTGATGGCGAGGATCCACGTACAGGCATTATTGCATCTATTAGCAATGACAATCCTGCTCTTGTTGCGTGCGTTGATGATGAAAGGCTTGAGTTTCAGGATGGAGATCTTATTGTCTTTTCTGAAGTCCGAGGAATGACAGAATTGAATGATGGAAAGccaaggaaaataaaaaatgcaaggCCTTATTCATTTACGATTGAAGAAGATACCACAAAGTATACCGCATATGAGGGAGGTGGTATTGTCACACAGGTAAAGGAACCTAAAGTCTTGAAATTCAAGCCGCTGCGAGAAGCACTTAAGGATCCTGGTGATTTTCTTCTCAGTGACTTCTCAAAATTTGAACGACCACCAGTACTGCACTTAGCGTTTCAAGCGTTGGATAAGTTTATTTTGGAGTTAGGACGGTTTCCTATTTCTGGATCAGAAGAAGATGCTCAGAAACTTATACAGCTGTTTACTGAACTTAACAATAGTTTGGCTGATGCTAAACTTGAAGAGGTTGACCATAAACTTCTCCGAAGTTTTGCATTTGGTGCTAGGGCTGTGCTAAACCCAATGGCTGCTATGTTTGGCGGTCTTGTTGGACAAGAAGTTGTAAAGGCTTGCTCTGGGAAGTTCCACCCACTCTTTCAG TTTTTCTATTTCGATTCTCTGGAGTCTCTTCCAGCTGAGCCCCTGGATACCAGCGACTTAAAGCCCTTGAATAGTCGCTATGATGCTCAAATCTCTGTGTTTGGATCTAAATTACAGAAGAAACTGGAGGATGCAAAGGTTTTTGTTGTTGGATCTGGTGCTCTTGGGTGCGAGTTCTTAAAGAATATAGCTCTGATGGGGGTTTCTTGTGGGGAGAAGGGAAAGCTAACTATCACCGATGATGATGTCATTGAAAAGAGCAATCTTAGCAGACAATTCCTTTTCCGTGATTGGAATATTGGACAGGCTAAATCTACAGTTGCTGCCTCAGCCGCTTCATTGATTAATCCTCTTCTACATATTGAAGCTCTCCAAAACCGTGCAAGCCCTGATACTGAAAATGTGTTTGATGATACATTCTGGGAAAATTTGAATGTTGTCATCAATGCTCTAGATAATGTTAATGCCAGGCTTTACATTGACCAAAGGTGCTTGTATTTTCAGAAACCATTACTGGAGTCAGGAACTCTAGGTGCCAAGTGTAACACTCAGATGGTAATACCTCACCTAACTGAGAATTATGGTGCTTCAAGGGATCCTCCTGAAAAACAAGCACCAATGTGCACTGTGCATTCCTTCCCACACAACATTGATCACTGTTTGACATGGGCAAGATCTGAATTTGAGGGTTTACTTGAGAAAACCCCAACTGAAGTAAATGCTTATTTGACTAATCCAATTGAATACACATCTGGAATGAAAAGTGCTGGTGATGCACAGTCCAGGGATACCTTAGAACGTGTTCTTGAATGCCTTGAGAAGGAGAGATGCGATACATTCCAAGACTGCATAGCCTGGGCTCGTTTAAA GTTCGAAGACTACTTTGTGAACCGTGTGAAGCAATTGGCATTCACTTTTCCAGAGGATGCCATGACTAGCAGTGGTGCTCCATTTTGGTCTGCACCAAAGCGCTTTCCAAGACCACTTCAGTTCTCCACCAATGACTCTAGTCACCTTAATTTTGTTATGGCAGCATCCATATTGCGAGCTGTAACATTTGGTATACCCATCCCAGATTGGATCAAGTCTGAGCAGAAGTTGGCTGATGCCATTGACAGAGTGATAGTCCCTGATTTCGAGCCGAAAAAGGATGTCAAGATTGAGACAGATGAGAAAGCAACTAGTATTTCAATATCATCCATAGATGATGCTGCAGTGATCAACGAGTTGGTCAGGAATCTGGAATTGTGCAGAGAGAAATTGCCTGCAGGCTATAAGATGAACCCTATTCAGTTTGAGAAG GATGATGATACCAACTATCATATGGACTTGATTGCTGGACTTGCCAACATGAGAGCAAGAAATTACAGCATCCCTGAGGTTGACAAACCGAAAGCCAAATTCATTGCTGGGAGGATTATTCCCGCGATTGCTACTTCAACTGCTATGGCAACAGGTCTTGTTTGCTTAGAGCTATACAAGGCTCTGGATGGACAACACAAGGTGGAGGATTACCGCAACACATTTGCAAATTTGGCACTCCCCTTGTTTTCAATCGCTGAGCCAGTACCACCCAAAGTGATCAAACATCAAGACATTAGCTGGACTGTGTGGGACAGGTGGATTTTGAGGGATAATCCAACACTGAAAGAGCTCATCAAGTGGCTCCAAGATAAAGGTCTAAATGCCTATAGCATCTCTTACGGGAGCTGCTTACTTTACAATAGCATGTTCCCTAGGCACAAGGAACGCATAGATCGTAAGATGATGGATTTGGCCAGGGATGTTGCCAAGGCAGAATTCCCTCCATATCGTCGTCATTTTGACGTTGTGGTGGCTTGTGAGGacgatgatgataatgatgttGATATACCTCAGATTTCTATATACTTCAGGTAG
- the LOC116030720 gene encoding protein TIC 56, chloroplastic, with the protein MASVNFNPFSDNWFSKPPNPIKFVDVHTFFESLNPFKPQAKNPPFAAISLPFSRKPKKERPPGMYRRMLDQFYWECETLPDHRHTPKVEKILSEDSIFETKENLTREEIEENERWFSEFKESPVVQFLARSEEIADKINETALRENSAPYQREDRKLWKAVPNVIGLDGRPMPRKSIKTKEESDDKFWDFARQFFFGLWGFRQRPYPPGRPIDAAQAIGYKKLEKRYYDFIMKTGGWFYKDRLGRSRGPMELVQLRTAWTGGIIDRHTFIWGEDMDEWAPISMVYGLECAIATWDVRLYAAATTLFHKVQKGIAPWAPLKGQEEKTYNQLQKEAYESKRRDLAVLEANGGVWPGVRTPSHALFLWASGSELTSILDEDHMPNKYIPKDLRIQLAKIIPGLRPWEVLSVEQAMDQLTFGRDWYREPLGSYTTGPPYIYDWNRDVWALMGHYNDFWQKMRSILMRGIPGFGAVLDIIAVYNDARLKRRMKIKEAKKDAELEIKYLGHRRGEK; encoded by the exons ATGGCATCGGTCAACTTCAATCCTTTCAGTGATAACTGGTTCAGTAAACCTCCAAACCCTATTAAATTCGTCGATGTGCATACATTTTTCGAGTCTTTAAACCCCTTTAAACCCCAAGCTAAGAATCCTCCCTTTGCCGCCATTTCACTCCCATTTTCTCGAAAACCGAAGAAGGAAAGACCTCCTGGAATGTATCGCCGGATGCTTGACCAGTTCTACTGGGAGTGCGAGACGCTGCCGGACCACCGGCACACGCCGAAAGTGGAGAAGATACTGAGCGAGGATTCGATTTTTGAGACGAAGGAGAACCTGACCCGAGAGGAGATTGAGGAGAACGAGAGGTGGTTCTCAGAATTCAAGGAAAGCCCGGTTGTGCAGTTTTTGGCCCGCTCTGAAGAGATTGCAGATAAGATTAATGAGACTGCTCTTCGAGAGAATTCGGCTCCTTACCAGAGAGAAGACAGAAAATTGTGGAAG GCAGTTCCTAATGTGATCGGATTGGATGGGAGGCCAATGCCGAGGAAGTCCATAAAGACGAAAGAGGAGTCAGATGATAAATTCTGGGATTTTGCAAGGCAATTCTTTTTTGGGCTCTGGGGGTTCCGACAAAGGCCATATCCACCTGGAAGGCCCATTGATGCTGCACAGGCTATTGGGTATAAGAAGCTTGAAAAGCGGTATTACGATT TTATAATGAAGACTGGTGGATGGTTTTACAAGGATAGATTGGGTCGTTCAAGGGGTCCCATGGAATTAGTACAGCTTAGGACTGCTTGGACTGGTGGAATCATTGACAGGCATACTTTCATTTGGGGCGAGGACATGGATGAATGGGCACCTATATCCATGGTTTATGGCTTGGAATGTGCTATTGCCACCTGGGACG TCAGACTATATGCTGCTGCTACAACCTTATTCCACAAAGTCCAGAAGGGCATAGCTCCTTGGGCTCCTCTCAAGGGGCAAGAGGAAAAGACCTATAATCAGCTCCAAAAAGAAGCTTATGAGAGCAAGAGGCGTGACTTGGCTGTTCTGGAAGCGAATGGCGGTGTGTGGCCTGGCGTAAGAACTCCAAGTCATGCCCTGTTTCTCTGGGCCAGTGGATCTGAGCTGACATCAATTTTGGATGAGGATCACATGCCTAACAAATACATTCCAAAAGATCTCAG GATTCAATTGGCTAAGATAATCCCTGGGTTACGGCCATGGGAGGTTCTGAGTGTTGAACAAGCAATGGATCAATTAACATTTGGACGTGATTGGTATCGTGAACCTCTTGGTTCATACACGACAGGCCCTCCTTACATTTATGATTGGAATAGGGATGTCTGG GCCTTGATGGGTCACTACAATGACTTCTGGCAAAAAATGCGTAGTATACTAATGCGTGGCATCCCCGGTTTTGGAGCTGTGTTGGATATAATTGCAGTTTATAACGACGCCAGATTGAAGAGGAGAATGAAGATCAAGGAAGCGAAGAAGGATGCCGAGCTGGAAATTAAGTACCTTGGTCATCGTCGTGGTGAAAAGTGA
- the LOC116030882 gene encoding uncharacterized protein LOC116030882 yields MEDGVEAIEDLVKNREDMSADEETEEQIEQGSDGEEEEGKSSGVVKSLISALVSGGREGEEGEGKSEDGRASDPTDDASGGGDGGGGGGIINSFISNIFYQSEGGDGESAENGGENEQVKDAEEGEGGGGGIINSLISNIFHQSDEAGDGGERAENGGENEQVKSAEEGGGGSSSSSSVLDNIVSHLPKPLSDGMAPVTTTEEASILIHSIVHD; encoded by the exons ATGGAAGACGGAGTGGAAGCCATTGAAGACTTGGTTAAAAACAGAGAGGATATGAGTGCAGATGAAGAAACGGAAGAACAAATTGAACAAGGCAgcgatggagaagaagaagaaggcaaGTCTAGTGGGGTTGTAAAAAGCTTGATTTCTGCCTTGGTTTCGGGAGGGAGAGAGGGAGAAGAAGGGGAGGGGAAAAGCGAAGACGGCAGAGCTTCCGATCCTACAGATGATGCAAGCGGCGGCGGTGACggaggcggaggaggaggaATCATCAACAGTTTTATTTCAAACATCTTCTACCAGAGTGAAGGGGGAGATGGAGAGAGTGCCGAGAATGGCGGAGAAAATGAGCAAGTCAAGGATGCTGAAGAAGGTGAGGGAGGCGGAGGAGGAATCATCAATAGTTTGATTTCCAATATTTTCCACCAAAGTGATGAAGCCGGAGATGGTGGGGAGAGAGCCGAGAATGGCGGAGAAAATGAGCAAGTGAAGAGCGCTGAAGAAGGCGGCGgcggcagcagcagcagcagcagcgtTCTGGATAATATTGTTTCTCACTTGCCAAAGCCTCTCTCAG ATGGTATGGCGCCGGTGACGACGACGGAAGAGGCGTCTATATTGATCCATTCCATTGTGCATGACTAA